In one window of Zhongshania aliphaticivorans DNA:
- a CDS encoding addiction module protein, with protein sequence MDNTTKSVINQALELSSQERAIIAEQLLSSLDHPDSEMDKIWAKEAETRLDALKQGKIQKVPAESVLGTGKR encoded by the coding sequence ATGGACAACACAACAAAATCAGTTATTAATCAGGCACTTGAGTTATCGTCTCAGGAGCGAGCAATTATCGCTGAGCAACTTTTATCCAGCCTAGATCACCCAGATTCAGAGATGGACAAAATTTGGGCAAAAGAAGCCGAAACAAGGCTTGATGCACTTAAGCAAGGTAAAATCCAAAAAGTTCCCGCTGAATCGGTATTAGGCACCGGCAAGCGGTGA
- a CDS encoding histidine phosphatase family protein, whose amino-acid sequence MPALYLIRHGQASFDAEDYDQLSELGIRQSAHLGEAFAARGVIPNSVICGGMRRHRQTAEQCMAALNLSSDDVPWQEARDWDEYDHQGLIDAYTALPGKADALIADMAGDNPRAGFQRHFAMAMTRWVNGDHNADYPETWDKFCQRVERGLLSAAEGRKGNVFVFTSGGAISVVCRKLLGLSNDMTAQLSWQLANAAYSKVIAGSAGLNLASVNEHSHFDGHHRKLLSHR is encoded by the coding sequence GTGCCAGCACTGTATTTAATTCGTCATGGTCAAGCGTCCTTCGATGCCGAAGATTACGACCAGCTTTCAGAATTGGGTATACGTCAGTCTGCTCATCTTGGGGAGGCTTTCGCGGCACGGGGGGTGATACCAAATAGCGTAATTTGCGGCGGTATGCGACGCCACCGACAAACGGCTGAGCAATGTATGGCGGCATTAAACTTGTCGTCAGATGATGTGCCCTGGCAGGAAGCGCGAGACTGGGACGAATATGACCATCAGGGCTTGATAGATGCGTATACGGCACTACCGGGCAAGGCAGATGCCTTGATAGCTGACATGGCGGGGGACAATCCGCGTGCGGGTTTTCAGCGTCATTTTGCCATGGCAATGACGCGCTGGGTGAATGGCGACCATAATGCTGATTACCCAGAGACATGGGATAAGTTTTGTCAGCGAGTTGAGCGCGGCCTATTGTCGGCAGCAGAGGGGCGCAAAGGCAACGTCTTTGTTTTTACCTCGGGTGGCGCGATCTCTGTGGTGTGCCGCAAATTACTGGGTTTAAGCAATGACATGACTGCCCAGTTAAGTTGGCAATTGGCCAATGCGGCCTACAGTAAAGTTATTGCTGGTTCAGCGGGATTGAATTTAGCAAGTGTCAATGAGCACAGCCATTTTGATGGCCACCACCGAAAATTACTCAGCCACCGTTAA
- a CDS encoding acyl-CoA dehydrogenase family protein produces the protein MDFNHSPRCQELIDQVRAFIRERIEPVEAELLPAMLAGSAGGDWTKWQVDPKIEELKAEAKALGLWNFFLHDDERGAGLSTLEYAPLAEEMGRSHLAPQIFNCSAPDTGNMEVLWKYGSEEQKQQWLEPLLEGKIRSVFFMTEPDVASSDATNMEATIVEDGDDLVINGKKWWSSGVGDPRCEIGIFMGVSNPEAARHSQHSMVLVPMTTPGVVIKRMLPVFNTFDAPEGHGEVWFENVRVPKKNMILGAGRGFEIAQGRLGPGRIHHCMRALGAAEKGLELMIKRGNSRVAFGKPLIKLGGNQERLADLRIAIDQARLLTLYAAWKIDNVGALSALTEISAIKVVAPNVLQNVVDAAIQIYGGAGVSNDTPLVAMFAMARALRLADGPDEVHRGLIARVELAKYK, from the coding sequence ATGGATTTTAATCACAGCCCCCGTTGCCAAGAATTAATTGATCAAGTCCGCGCTTTTATCCGCGAGCGAATAGAGCCGGTAGAGGCCGAATTATTGCCGGCGATGCTTGCTGGCTCCGCTGGTGGTGATTGGACCAAGTGGCAAGTCGACCCCAAAATAGAAGAGCTCAAAGCCGAGGCTAAAGCACTTGGCCTGTGGAATTTCTTTTTGCATGACGATGAGCGCGGTGCGGGATTATCTACTCTAGAGTATGCACCGCTAGCGGAAGAAATGGGCCGCTCGCATCTTGCGCCACAAATTTTTAATTGCAGTGCACCAGACACCGGCAATATGGAAGTGTTGTGGAAGTACGGCAGCGAAGAGCAAAAACAACAATGGTTGGAGCCTCTGTTAGAAGGAAAAATTCGCTCAGTATTCTTTATGACAGAACCGGATGTTGCGTCCTCTGATGCCACCAATATGGAGGCAACAATTGTCGAGGACGGTGACGACTTGGTGATTAACGGTAAAAAATGGTGGTCATCAGGTGTGGGCGACCCCCGTTGCGAGATCGGTATTTTCATGGGGGTGAGCAACCCCGAAGCTGCTCGTCACAGTCAGCACTCAATGGTGCTTGTACCCATGACCACACCTGGCGTAGTGATCAAGCGCATGCTGCCTGTATTTAATACCTTTGATGCCCCAGAAGGGCATGGCGAAGTGTGGTTTGAAAATGTGCGAGTCCCAAAAAAGAATATGATTTTGGGTGCAGGCCGTGGTTTTGAAATTGCCCAAGGTCGGCTTGGGCCCGGCAGAATACACCATTGTATGCGTGCCCTAGGTGCAGCAGAAAAAGGTCTTGAGCTGATGATCAAGCGCGGTAATTCACGGGTCGCGTTTGGCAAGCCGCTTATTAAGTTAGGTGGTAACCAAGAGCGTTTAGCAGATTTGCGTATTGCCATTGATCAGGCACGCTTACTGACACTGTATGCAGCATGGAAAATTGACAATGTGGGTGCCTTGTCGGCGCTGACTGAAATTTCTGCTATTAAAGTAGTGGCGCCAAACGTACTGCAAAATGTGGTTGATGCGGCCATTCAAATCTACGGTGGCGCTGGTGTGTCTAACGATACGCCGTTAGTGGCCATGTTCGCGATGGCGCGGGCGCTACGTTTGGCGGATGGCCCAGATGAAGTGCACAGAGGGCTGATTGCCAGAGTAGAGTTAGCCAAATATAAATAG
- a CDS encoding LysR family transcriptional regulator: MANNNMDLNLFKVFDAVYRANSLTEAAKALHITQPAVSNALARLREHFDDPLFVRRGRSIAPTPLADSIAAEISNSLTTLQESLHRGQEFDPTTSKRRFVISMGDPMEFVALPSLLAQLQKSAPGIRLQSQRLVRDQLSRQLISGELSMAIDIPQAVDPSIEQQFLFRDDLWVMMRKNHPLAEHSLSLKNYLNAHHVSVSGRSRGSVIEDAALNRKGLNRNITLRGQSYYSASHIVAESDLLLTLPRHLALRFQDFLPLHILPLPMKLPALEVQLYWHRSANNDTAHQWLRAQIHQIIAQNNREE, encoded by the coding sequence ATGGCCAACAACAATATGGATCTAAATCTCTTTAAAGTCTTTGATGCGGTATATCGCGCCAACTCCCTTACCGAGGCAGCCAAAGCACTACACATTACCCAGCCGGCAGTCAGTAACGCCTTGGCACGCTTGCGGGAGCACTTTGACGACCCCTTGTTTGTACGCCGAGGCCGGAGCATTGCCCCCACACCATTAGCAGACAGCATTGCTGCCGAGATCAGTAATTCGCTGACCACCCTGCAGGAAAGTTTACACCGCGGCCAAGAATTCGACCCAACGACCTCCAAGCGCCGTTTTGTTATTAGTATGGGCGACCCCATGGAATTCGTCGCCCTGCCCAGCCTGTTAGCGCAACTGCAAAAAAGCGCTCCTGGCATTCGCTTACAAAGCCAGCGCTTAGTAAGAGATCAACTCAGCCGTCAATTAATCAGCGGCGAGCTATCCATGGCCATCGATATTCCCCAAGCCGTCGACCCCAGTATTGAGCAACAATTTTTATTTAGAGACGACTTATGGGTCATGATGCGCAAAAACCACCCACTGGCAGAGCATAGCCTAAGTTTGAAAAACTACCTGAATGCACACCATGTTTCGGTGTCTGGCCGCAGCCGCGGGAGTGTTATTGAAGATGCGGCTCTCAATCGCAAAGGCTTGAATCGCAATATTACTTTACGCGGGCAAAGTTACTACTCAGCCAGCCATATTGTGGCTGAATCCGATCTATTACTCACGCTGCCTCGGCATTTAGCGCTGCGCTTTCAAGACTTTTTACCACTACACATACTCCCACTACCAATGAAACTACCTGCTCTTGAGGTGCAGTTATACTGGCATCGCAGCGCCAATAATGACACCGCCCACCAGTGGCTAAGGGCGCAAATTCATCAGATTATTGCTCAGAACAATCGCGAAGAGTAA
- the lepB gene encoding signal peptidase I — MRNWIFKNWKENRSFFLFITLMFVFRSAFADWNTVPTGSMKPTILEGDRILVNKIAYDLRVPFTHISLYKVSDPVRGDIIVFDSKVSGKKLVKRIVGIPGDIVELNNNVLRINGEPLAYKDIGSSQLTTDRVENLFGIKHSIRVKKNGSRLSSFKSVAVPAEYYLALGDNRDNSADSRVIGFVPRNEIVGRSKSVVMSFNYENFYIPRKDRFFHTL; from the coding sequence ATGAGAAATTGGATTTTTAAAAACTGGAAAGAAAATAGGTCGTTTTTTCTTTTTATCACTTTGATGTTTGTGTTCCGAAGTGCATTTGCCGATTGGAATACAGTTCCAACTGGGTCAATGAAGCCGACTATTCTTGAAGGAGATAGAATACTGGTTAATAAGATAGCTTACGACCTTCGGGTTCCGTTCACACATATCTCTTTATATAAGGTCTCTGATCCTGTGCGGGGTGACATTATCGTTTTTGATTCAAAGGTCTCTGGTAAAAAACTAGTCAAAAGAATTGTTGGTATTCCAGGTGATATTGTTGAGTTAAATAACAATGTTCTGCGCATCAACGGTGAACCGCTAGCCTATAAAGATATTGGTTCATCACAATTAACTACTGATAGAGTAGAAAATTTATTTGGCATCAAACACTCTATCAGAGTGAAAAAGAACGGCTCTAGATTGTCTAGCTTTAAGTCAGTAGCAGTTCCTGCTGAGTATTATCTAGCTCTAGGAGACAACAGGGATAATAGTGCAGATTCTAGAGTTATTGGTTTTGTTCCTCGAAATGAAATAGTTGGCAGGTCTAAAAGTGTAGTCATGTCATTCAATTATGAAAATTTTTATATCCCCCGAAAAGATAGGTTTTTTCACACGCTATAA
- a CDS encoding phosphotransferase family protein, whose protein sequence is MSDNSKLVDVAGGVRRGEELDIAAVDAWLKPRIDGLAGDPVVTQYSGGASNWTYRLAYPTHDLILRRPPKGTKAKSAHDMGREYKVQAALAPVFPFVPEMLAFCEDQSVIDCDFYVMRRISGLIPRANMPKGLSLSAEQTRDLCLSVVDKLVALHQVDYGLAGLASLGKGEGYCERQVRGWSGRYQKSKTWNVPSFKKVMAWLAENTPGDVRTCVIHNDFRFDNVVLNPEQPSEVLGILDWEMATLGDPLMDLGSALAYWVQADDDKVMRATRRQPTHLPGMLSRDEVVAYYCEKMDLSIDKWPFYEVFGLFRLAVIIQQIYYRYHHKQTDNPAFKNMWLVVWYLDRRCQRIIRRQR, encoded by the coding sequence ATGTCAGATAATAGCAAGCTAGTTGATGTTGCTGGTGGCGTGCGTCGGGGTGAAGAGCTGGATATTGCCGCAGTAGATGCATGGCTAAAACCGCGGATTGATGGTTTGGCCGGTGACCCAGTGGTCACCCAGTATAGTGGCGGTGCCTCGAACTGGACTTACCGTTTGGCGTACCCAACTCACGACCTCATTTTGCGACGACCACCAAAGGGCACCAAAGCCAAGTCGGCCCATGACATGGGGCGGGAATATAAAGTGCAGGCAGCGCTGGCGCCGGTTTTTCCCTTTGTGCCGGAGATGTTGGCGTTCTGTGAAGACCAGTCGGTAATCGACTGCGATTTTTATGTGATGCGCCGTATTTCCGGTTTAATCCCGCGGGCAAATATGCCCAAAGGTTTATCCCTAAGTGCTGAGCAGACGCGGGATTTGTGTTTATCGGTGGTCGACAAGCTCGTCGCGTTACACCAAGTAGATTATGGGCTTGCGGGCTTGGCGTCGTTGGGTAAAGGCGAAGGTTATTGCGAGCGACAAGTGCGGGGCTGGAGTGGGCGTTACCAAAAGTCGAAGACGTGGAACGTGCCCAGCTTTAAAAAAGTGATGGCTTGGTTGGCAGAAAATACCCCCGGCGATGTCCGAACTTGCGTCATTCACAATGATTTCCGTTTTGATAATGTCGTGCTCAATCCAGAGCAGCCGTCAGAGGTGCTTGGCATTCTCGATTGGGAGATGGCAACCCTCGGTGATCCCTTAATGGATTTAGGCAGTGCTCTTGCCTACTGGGTGCAAGCCGACGACGATAAAGTAATGCGCGCCACTCGGCGTCAACCCACCCATCTGCCGGGTATGTTAAGCCGCGACGAAGTAGTGGCTTACTACTGCGAAAAAATGGACCTGAGTATCGATAAATGGCCTTTCTACGAAGTGTTTGGCTTGTTCCGCTTGGCGGTGATAATTCAGCAAATCTACTATCGCTATCATCATAAGCAAACCGACAACCCTGCATTTAAAAATATGTGGTTGGTGGTTTGGTATTTAGATCGTCGCTGCCAGCGAATTATTCGGAGGCAGAGATAG
- a CDS encoding BrnA antitoxin family protein has protein sequence MTKLKRIPDFKSEQEERGFWENHDSSEYLDLSKAKRAILPNLKPSTKTISLRLPEGLLDSIKVEANKRDMPYQSLIKVWLAKEVQENRR, from the coding sequence ATGACAAAGCTTAAGAGAATACCGGACTTTAAATCAGAGCAGGAAGAACGTGGGTTTTGGGAAAACCATGATTCAAGTGAATACTTGGATTTGAGCAAAGCTAAGCGAGCTATCCTTCCTAACCTGAAGCCCTCAACGAAGACTATCTCATTGCGGCTCCCTGAAGGCTTGCTGGATAGCATCAAGGTTGAGGCCAATAAAAGGGACATGCCTTATCAATCTCTCATCAAAGTCTGGCTCGCCAAAGAAGTTCAAGAAAACCGCCGGTAA
- a CDS encoding BrnT family toxin — MLSLNKITGFDWDDGNSRKSEEKHGVAQAEAEQVFFNDPLLLLLDDKHSHKEVRYHAYGKTNDGRKLHITFTLRETGTLIRVISARDMHRKEKMIYDKA, encoded by the coding sequence ATGCTCAGCCTAAACAAGATAACCGGCTTTGACTGGGATGATGGAAACTCCAGAAAAAGCGAAGAAAAACATGGGGTTGCTCAGGCTGAGGCCGAGCAGGTGTTTTTTAACGATCCGCTTCTGCTGTTGCTTGACGACAAACATAGTCACAAGGAAGTTAGATACCACGCCTACGGCAAAACCAATGATGGCAGAAAATTGCACATCACCTTTACCCTCAGGGAAACCGGCACGCTCATACGTGTAATTTCCGCCCGGGACATGCACCGGAAGGAGAAAATGATTTATGACAAAGCTTAA
- a CDS encoding AIPR family protein, giving the protein MPNNDQILLGELLRQEADEFQESFTESEFFEFYSAIQILKEYELSYDEIKAGIAGESLDGGADSVFTFVNGDLVKEDSDVKEKYKKNPDIELVIIQSKKENGFGEDALLKLSRLSKNLLDLEFDRNKFSGRYNEAVLSSFELFKRTYVSLVTKRPSLKICFNYASMGVDVHANVKKQADDLISDVKTMLPTSSVTVNFVGAKELVALSQERPNEVFRLPTVANPLSTSEKVFVALSNIRDYFKFISDENGKLLRHIFESNVRDYQGKTNVNKEIQTTLKSDIKEEFWWLNNGVTILGTDATTPGGKELIVHNPQIVNGLQTSSEIHRFFTDNPDRLDNEERSVLLRVIVPEDEETRDKIIRATNSQTPIPKSSLRATDNIHRKIEDYFKPRGLFYDRRKNFYKNDGKKPKEIISIPFLSQCLMSVLLQRPDTARARPSTLLENDESYEKLFHENTTLNTYFVVASWGRDVELRLKAIKKYEAAENSDIKFYVLYYLSCAKINSLYPSNNKIENLEAADFLEENIDAAIDACYDIYRELGGSDKVAKGADYLDKIKEKLRAEYGL; this is encoded by the coding sequence ATGCCGAATAATGATCAAATCCTTTTGGGGGAACTCCTGCGGCAAGAAGCGGATGAATTCCAAGAATCGTTTACAGAAAGTGAGTTTTTTGAATTTTATTCAGCAATTCAGATACTCAAAGAGTATGAGCTTAGCTATGATGAAATTAAGGCAGGTATCGCTGGTGAAAGTCTAGATGGCGGCGCGGATTCCGTATTTACTTTCGTCAATGGTGATTTAGTTAAAGAGGATTCAGATGTAAAAGAAAAATATAAAAAGAACCCAGATATTGAACTCGTTATTATACAAAGTAAAAAAGAGAACGGTTTTGGGGAAGATGCCCTTTTAAAGCTATCAAGGCTATCTAAGAACCTACTGGACCTAGAGTTTGATCGGAATAAATTCTCTGGTAGATACAACGAGGCCGTTCTTTCTTCATTTGAGCTATTTAAACGCACGTATGTTTCTTTAGTGACAAAACGCCCTTCATTGAAGATTTGCTTTAATTACGCATCTATGGGTGTTGATGTTCACGCAAACGTCAAAAAGCAAGCTGACGATCTTATAAGCGATGTTAAAACTATGCTGCCTACTTCATCTGTAACTGTCAATTTTGTCGGTGCGAAAGAGTTGGTAGCATTGAGCCAAGAGAGACCTAACGAGGTGTTTAGGTTGCCTACCGTTGCAAATCCATTGTCAACATCAGAAAAGGTATTTGTGGCACTGTCAAATATTAGGGATTATTTCAAATTTATTTCAGACGAAAATGGGAAATTATTACGCCACATTTTTGAATCAAACGTAAGAGATTACCAAGGGAAAACTAACGTAAACAAAGAAATCCAAACTACCCTTAAGAGCGATATTAAAGAAGAGTTTTGGTGGCTTAATAACGGAGTAACTATTCTTGGTACCGACGCAACAACGCCCGGTGGCAAAGAACTAATTGTTCACAACCCCCAAATTGTAAATGGATTGCAGACATCATCTGAAATTCACAGATTCTTCACTGATAATCCTGACAGACTCGATAATGAAGAAAGATCAGTACTTCTTAGAGTAATTGTTCCTGAAGATGAAGAAACTCGTGACAAAATAATTAGAGCCACAAACAGTCAGACTCCGATACCAAAATCATCTTTGAGAGCTACGGATAATATTCACAGGAAGATAGAAGATTATTTCAAGCCTCGAGGACTGTTTTATGATCGCAGGAAGAACTTCTACAAAAACGACGGGAAAAAGCCTAAAGAAATAATTAGCATACCCTTTTTGTCTCAGTGTTTAATGTCTGTTCTTCTTCAGCGACCTGACACTGCCAGAGCTAGACCTTCGACCCTGCTTGAAAATGATGAGTCTTACGAAAAGCTTTTCCACGAAAATACCACTCTGAATACCTATTTTGTAGTTGCATCTTGGGGGCGAGACGTTGAGCTACGTTTGAAGGCGATCAAGAAGTATGAAGCTGCGGAAAATAGTGACATTAAGTTCTATGTTTTGTATTACTTATCTTGTGCAAAAATCAACAGCTTATATCCAAGCAATAATAAGATTGAAAATCTAGAAGCGGCAGATTTTCTTGAAGAAAATATTGATGCAGCTATTGATGCTTGTTACGACATTTATAGGGAGCTTGGCGGCAGCGACAAGGTTGCCAAGGGAGCCGATTATCTAGATAAAATCAAGGAGAAGTTGAGAGCGGAGTATGGGTTATAA
- a CDS encoding SDR family oxidoreductase: protein MRKNILITGASSGLGEGMAREFAAKGCNLALCARRLQPMLELKAELEAAHPNISVYIRELDVCNYPQVFEVFKAFKEDMGSLDRVIVNAGMGKGASLGTGYFEANRQTAETNFVGALAQCEAALEIMRAQNSGHLVTVSSMSALRGSARALNVYAASKAGLRNMTEGIRADMMNTPIKVSCILPGFILTPINEGMKKAPMRVDLASGCKSLVKAIEKEPAEAKVPAWPWVAVGLAMKIFPLSIVSKMT, encoded by the coding sequence ATGCGTAAGAATATTTTGATTACGGGTGCCAGCTCCGGCTTGGGCGAAGGCATGGCAAGAGAGTTTGCCGCCAAAGGGTGTAATCTCGCCCTGTGCGCGCGACGTTTGCAGCCAATGCTAGAGTTAAAGGCAGAATTGGAAGCGGCGCACCCCAATATCAGTGTGTATATTCGTGAATTAGACGTGTGTAATTATCCGCAAGTTTTTGAGGTGTTTAAGGCCTTTAAAGAAGATATGGGTAGTTTGGACCGCGTGATTGTTAATGCCGGCATGGGAAAAGGCGCCTCTTTAGGCACAGGATATTTTGAGGCAAATAGACAGACCGCAGAAACCAATTTTGTGGGTGCCTTGGCCCAGTGTGAAGCAGCCTTAGAGATAATGCGAGCGCAAAATAGTGGTCACTTGGTGACGGTATCGTCAATGAGCGCCTTGCGGGGTAGTGCAAGAGCCTTAAATGTTTATGCCGCGAGTAAGGCTGGTTTGCGTAATATGACCGAAGGTATTCGCGCCGATATGATGAACACGCCAATAAAGGTGAGCTGCATTTTACCGGGCTTCATTCTTACCCCAATCAACGAGGGAATGAAAAAGGCACCAATGAGAGTCGATTTAGCATCGGGTTGTAAGTCGCTAGTCAAAGCTATTGAGAAAGAACCCGCAGAAGCTAAAGTGCCTGCTTGGCCTTGGGTTGCGGTTGGCTTGGCAATGAAGATATTTCCTTTGAGTATTGTGTCTAAAATGACCTGA
- a CDS encoding SDR family oxidoreductase: MSAKRVFITGGASGLGRALANCFADAGYWVCIGDVDDGRGAEALAELQAKTTAHYCHCDVTQESALQAVADWLLSEWGGVDVVVNNAGVASAGGITEFPLSDWEWIMDINVLGVVRGCKVFAKLMQAQGSGHLVNVASLAGLISPPNMASYCATKAAVVAISEVLTLELDPDNIAVSVVCPSFFRTNLAESVRASDADSQAAAQRLVNKAKLGADEIASRVFASIEKGEFYILPHPEGRNIWRLKRWLPFTHFRALMLKQARRMMSKHDVR, translated from the coding sequence ATGAGTGCAAAGCGGGTTTTTATCACGGGAGGGGCGTCCGGCTTGGGTCGGGCGTTGGCTAATTGTTTCGCTGACGCGGGTTATTGGGTATGTATTGGTGATGTGGATGATGGTCGTGGCGCTGAAGCCTTGGCTGAACTGCAAGCTAAAACCACCGCGCATTACTGTCATTGCGATGTTACTCAAGAGAGTGCCTTGCAAGCTGTGGCGGACTGGCTGCTCAGTGAATGGGGTGGTGTCGATGTGGTTGTGAACAACGCGGGCGTTGCCTCTGCCGGTGGTATTACTGAATTCCCATTGAGTGACTGGGAATGGATTATGGATATCAATGTGCTTGGGGTGGTGCGGGGCTGTAAAGTTTTCGCCAAACTGATGCAGGCGCAGGGCAGTGGCCATTTGGTGAATGTGGCGTCTTTGGCGGGTCTGATTTCGCCGCCCAATATGGCGTCGTATTGTGCGACCAAAGCCGCGGTGGTGGCAATTTCTGAGGTGCTCACCTTGGAATTGGACCCTGATAATATTGCGGTATCCGTGGTTTGCCCAAGTTTTTTCCGTACTAACCTCGCTGAGTCGGTACGGGCATCTGATGCCGATTCGCAAGCAGCAGCTCAGCGCTTGGTGAACAAAGCCAAGCTCGGTGCCGATGAAATTGCCAGTCGCGTGTTTGCCTCTATTGAAAAGGGCGAATTTTATATTTTACCGCACCCCGAAGGCCGCAATATTTGGCGCTTAAAGCGTTGGTTACCGTTTACCCATTTCCGCGCCTTGATGCTAAAACAAGCCCGCCGCATGATGAGTAAGCACGATGTCAGATAA
- a CDS encoding malic enzyme-like NAD(P)-binding protein: MSKDVKQAALDYHSLPSPGKIGIMLTKPAETQYDLSLAYSPGVAEPVREIAKDPINAYKYTSKGNLVAVISNGSAILGLGNLGPLASKPVMEGKALLFKRFADIDSIDIEVDAEDSEAFIDTVKRIAITFGGINLEDIKAPECFEIERVLKEQCPIPVFHDDQHGTAIVTAAGMLNALEIQGKNIETAKVVCLGAGSAAIACMRLLVSVGAKYENIYMIDRRGVIYPGRAGLNKYKEEFQNDTDARTLSDAIKDADVFVGLSGANLLSGDMLKSMAPKPIVFACSNPDPEIQPELALSVRDDVIMATGRSDYPNQVNNVLGFPFIFRGALDVRSTAINEEMKIAAVHALRELAKEPVPQVVMDACGVDELTFGPDYIIPKPVDRRLLGKVSAAVAQAAVDTGVAQLPYPAHYPLL; encoded by the coding sequence ATGTCCAAAGATGTGAAACAGGCGGCTCTGGATTACCACTCTCTCCCTTCACCGGGCAAAATTGGCATTATGCTGACCAAACCTGCGGAAACGCAGTACGATTTGTCGTTGGCATATAGTCCTGGCGTTGCAGAGCCAGTGCGTGAAATCGCCAAAGATCCGATAAATGCTTATAAATACACCAGCAAGGGTAATCTTGTCGCGGTCATTTCTAATGGCTCCGCTATTTTGGGCTTGGGTAATCTCGGGCCGCTGGCTAGTAAACCGGTTATGGAAGGCAAGGCCTTGCTGTTTAAGCGTTTTGCTGACATTGATTCAATAGATATTGAGGTTGATGCTGAAGATAGCGAGGCGTTTATCGATACGGTAAAACGCATTGCGATTACCTTTGGCGGTATAAACCTAGAAGATATTAAAGCGCCTGAATGTTTTGAAATTGAGCGAGTGCTTAAAGAGCAGTGCCCAATTCCGGTGTTTCATGACGACCAGCACGGCACAGCCATTGTGACCGCCGCAGGGATGTTGAATGCCCTCGAAATCCAAGGCAAGAATATTGAAACCGCCAAAGTGGTTTGTCTTGGCGCGGGATCAGCAGCCATTGCCTGTATGCGTCTACTTGTTAGCGTGGGCGCAAAGTACGAAAATATTTATATGATTGACCGTCGCGGGGTGATTTACCCAGGTCGTGCGGGCTTGAACAAATATAAAGAAGAGTTCCAGAACGATACGGATGCGCGCACCCTGAGTGATGCAATCAAAGATGCAGACGTGTTTGTTGGTCTATCGGGCGCTAATTTATTAAGCGGCGACATGTTGAAATCTATGGCGCCAAAGCCCATCGTGTTTGCGTGTTCAAATCCTGACCCAGAAATACAGCCTGAGCTGGCGCTGTCTGTTCGGGATGATGTCATTATGGCCACAGGGCGTTCGGACTACCCCAACCAGGTCAATAATGTTTTGGGTTTCCCCTTTATTTTTCGCGGCGCCCTAGATGTGCGTTCAACCGCAATAAATGAAGAAATGAAAATTGCCGCTGTACATGCACTGCGTGAATTGGCAAAAGAGCCAGTACCACAAGTAGTGATGGATGCATGCGGTGTTGACGAGCTGACGTTTGGTCCAGACTATATTATTCCAAAGCCAGTAGATCGCCGCTTGTTGGGCAAAGTCTCCGCCGCTGTGGCGCAGGCTGCCGTTGATACCGGAGTTGCTCAGCTACCGTATCCGGCACATTACCCCTTGCTGTAA